Proteins co-encoded in one Sporosarcina sp. FSL K6-1522 genomic window:
- a CDS encoding methyl-accepting chemotaxis protein, with the protein MNIVANKNKSTQVLNERAVLASLESNLAMIEFNLDGRVIWANDNFAQTLGYSGDVIKSMSHEQFCTSEFRNSREYAALWTTLRKGNKYQEKIYRVKKAGNLVCLEATYIPVLTDEGKVHAVLKIATDITERENKTIEVVSQLKGLSEDLGEIVTDNSTENIQAIQSLKEQTDLIRDISKSIRNISSQTNILALNAAIEAARAGEHGRGFAVVAEEVRKLAGNVEDAIKKVNTNVDNITKEVMKVSEVTESSQRSVISTQSKINETMSEFEGITK; encoded by the coding sequence ATGAACATTGTTGCAAATAAGAATAAGAGTACCCAAGTATTGAATGAAAGAGCTGTTTTAGCTTCATTAGAATCTAATTTAGCGATGATAGAATTCAATTTAGATGGAAGGGTTATTTGGGCAAATGACAACTTTGCACAGACTTTGGGGTACAGTGGTGACGTCATAAAAAGTATGTCACATGAACAATTTTGTACCTCAGAATTCCGAAACAGTAGGGAATATGCTGCATTATGGACTACGCTCAGGAAAGGAAACAAATATCAAGAGAAGATTTATAGGGTTAAAAAGGCAGGAAATTTGGTTTGCCTAGAGGCCACTTATATTCCTGTGCTTACTGATGAGGGGAAAGTTCATGCTGTGCTTAAAATCGCAACGGACATTACAGAACGGGAAAATAAAACAATAGAAGTCGTTTCTCAATTGAAAGGTTTGTCTGAAGACTTAGGAGAAATCGTAACGGATAACTCTACCGAGAATATACAAGCCATCCAATCGCTAAAGGAACAAACAGATTTAATAAGAGATATCTCTAAATCAATACGAAATATTTCTTCGCAAACCAATATTTTAGCATTAAATGCGGCTATTGAAGCAGCGAGAGCAGGAGAACATGGAAGAGGCTTTGCAGTTGTAGCTGAAGAAGTGCGTAAATTAGCTGGTAATGTAGAAGATGCGATTAAGAAAGTGAATACAAACGTAGATAACATTACAAAAGAAGTCATGAAGGTTAGTGAAGTAACAGAGAGCTCGCAAAGGTCGGTCATTTCAACTCAATCTAAAATCAATGAGACAATGAGTGAGTTTGAGGGGATTACGAAGTAG
- a CDS encoding multidrug efflux SMR transporter, which translates to MNPYIILAIAIISEVFGSSMLKVSNGFKKMLPTMGVILGMGLAFYCLSLALKTIPLGTAYAIWSGVGTALTAIVGVIVYKERLHAKKLMGLALIIGGVVVLKLSSGI; encoded by the coding sequence TTGAACCCATATATAATTTTAGCGATCGCCATCATCAGTGAAGTATTTGGCAGTTCCATGCTCAAAGTATCAAATGGCTTTAAAAAGATGCTGCCTACCATGGGCGTTATCCTAGGAATGGGACTCGCCTTTTACTGCCTATCGTTAGCGCTCAAAACGATTCCCCTCGGCACCGCCTATGCGATATGGTCAGGTGTCGGCACAGCTTTAACCGCCATCGTAGGCGTCATCGTCTATAAAGAACGCTTGCATGCAAAGAAATTGATGGGCCTAGCTCTCATCATTGGTGGCGTCGTTGTATTAAAACTATCCAGTGGCATTTAA
- the bluB gene encoding 5,6-dimethylbenzimidazole synthase translates to MFSNEEKASIYKVIEKRRDIRSFLSTPIQEEKIERILKAAHHAPSVGFMQPWNFILITSDDVKERLAWAADKERRALAIHYEGEKETKFLGLKIEGLKEAPLTICVTCDPTRGGAHVLGRNSIPETDMLSTACAIQNMWLAACAEGLALGWVSFYKKNDVRDILDIPPHIDPIALLSIGYTDDYPEKPILEQENWRKRESLEHLIFKNKWNEQR, encoded by the coding sequence ATGTTTTCAAATGAAGAAAAAGCGTCTATTTATAAAGTGATTGAAAAGAGAAGAGATATTCGTAGTTTCTTATCGACACCGATTCAGGAGGAGAAAATTGAGCGAATCTTGAAAGCTGCCCACCATGCACCGTCAGTCGGTTTTATGCAACCATGGAACTTTATCTTAATCACTTCGGATGATGTAAAAGAACGCTTAGCTTGGGCCGCAGATAAAGAAAGACGTGCCTTGGCAATCCATTATGAAGGAGAAAAGGAAACGAAATTTCTTGGGTTAAAAATTGAAGGGTTGAAAGAAGCGCCTTTAACGATTTGTGTAACTTGTGATCCAACGAGAGGGGGGGCGCATGTGTTAGGGAGAAACTCGATTCCTGAAACGGATATGCTTTCAACAGCATGCGCCATTCAAAATATGTGGTTGGCGGCTTGTGCAGAAGGCTTGGCGCTAGGGTGGGTTAGTTTTTATAAAAAGAATGATGTGCGTGATATTCTAGACATCCCGCCACATATTGACCCGATTGCATTGCTATCGATTGGCTACACAGATGACTATCCAGAAAAGCCGATTTTAGAACAGGAGAACTGGAGGAAAAGAGAATCGTTAGAGCACCTCATTTTTAAAAATAAATGGAATGAACAGCGCTGA
- a CDS encoding YqkE family protein, with translation MAKKRKQPTSTKPKKVENEGLTLSDALGDDILEKLKAAKKELSAVEQAKEEQRQAQQRHEREEREKNKSFEELLNEYGNSGSKF, from the coding sequence ATGGCAAAAAAACGTAAGCAGCCGACTTCAACTAAACCGAAAAAGGTTGAAAATGAAGGGCTCACACTCTCCGACGCACTTGGCGATGACATACTTGAAAAGCTGAAAGCTGCTAAAAAAGAACTGTCTGCCGTCGAACAAGCTAAGGAAGAGCAGCGACAAGCACAACAACGTCATGAGCGTGAAGAACGCGAAAAGAATAAGAGCTTCGAAGAACTCCTGAATGAGTACGGGAATAGTGGTTCGAAGTTTTAA
- a CDS encoding alpha/beta-type small acid-soluble spore protein, producing the protein MMARKTRILVPEARKELDQLKADVMKAQGYQVSTTDPGNVKYEIADELGIPLEKGYNGKLTSEQAGKIGGPIGGNMVKEMVRMAQEQMAKK; encoded by the coding sequence ATAATGGCGCGGAAAACAAGAATTTTAGTACCAGAGGCACGTAAAGAATTAGATCAATTAAAAGCGGATGTCATGAAAGCACAAGGCTACCAAGTGAGTACGACAGATCCAGGCAATGTAAAATATGAAATTGCCGACGAACTCGGCATCCCTTTGGAAAAAGGCTATAACGGAAAACTGACGTCAGAACAGGCGGGAAAAATCGGTGGTCCCATTGGCGGCAATATGGTGAAAGAAATGGTCCGAATGGCGCAAGAGCAAATGGCGAAAAAATGA
- a CDS encoding multidrug efflux SMR transporter, whose amino-acid sequence MKGNIFLSISIISEVFGTTMLKLSEGFTKPLPSIGVAIGFFIAFYCLSLCLKTIPLSLAYAIWSGVGTAFTALIGVILWQDPFGVLTFLGLVLIIGGVVFLSASDSPKHTAESSS is encoded by the coding sequence ATGAAAGGGAACATATTTTTAAGTATTTCGATTATTAGTGAGGTTTTTGGTACAACTATGCTGAAATTGTCTGAAGGATTTACAAAGCCTCTTCCATCTATTGGCGTCGCTATTGGTTTTTTCATCGCTTTTTATTGCTTATCCTTATGTCTAAAAACCATTCCGCTCAGTTTAGCTTACGCTATTTGGTCAGGTGTCGGTACAGCTTTTACTGCACTAATCGGGGTAATCCTCTGGCAAGATCCATTTGGTGTCTTGACGTTCCTTGGCTTGGTATTGATCATTGGAGGCGTCGTTTTCCTGAGTGCTTCGGATAGTCCTAAACATACAGCGGAATCATCAAGCTAA
- a CDS encoding YfiT family bacillithiol transferase, whose amino-acid sequence MEVKYPIGQLQVPEHVTVENIQEWLKQIETYTIRLRETVDSLSDEELSKTYREGSWTVRQLVHHIADSQLNMYQRLKLALTDENPTAPAFDEEKWAIQPDTELPVESSIKMLEGINERIVSLGHSLTEEQLARVFTHQQNGEIPVAKKVAKLAWHEEHHLAHIKNALSK is encoded by the coding sequence ATGGAGGTAAAATATCCGATCGGGCAATTACAAGTTCCTGAACACGTAACAGTAGAAAATATTCAAGAATGGCTAAAGCAAATCGAAACGTACACAATTCGATTACGGGAAACGGTTGACTCATTAAGTGATGAGGAATTAAGCAAAACGTATCGTGAGGGGAGCTGGACAGTTCGTCAACTTGTCCATCATATTGCAGATTCTCAGTTGAATATGTATCAACGTTTGAAGCTAGCGTTAACAGATGAGAATCCGACAGCACCAGCTTTTGATGAAGAAAAGTGGGCGATTCAGCCGGATACAGAGCTTCCTGTAGAAAGTTCTATTAAAATGCTCGAAGGGATCAATGAGCGCATCGTATCTTTAGGACATAGTCTGACTGAAGAGCAATTAGCTCGCGTTTTTACCCATCAACAAAATGGTGAAATACCAGTTGCAAAAAAAGTGGCAAAATTGGCTTGGCATGAAGAGCACCACTTAGCCCATATAAAAAATGCATTATCAAAATAA
- a CDS encoding OsmC family protein, which translates to MKFNMTENGFETATSFGQLTISGNEEYGFRPYQLLVSSVAVCSGGVLRKILEKMRMPADNITIEVKEVLRNEEIANRLEKIHLHFIIEGPNVKESKMENVFELTMKNCSMVQSVIDSIEIMKTYEIKA; encoded by the coding sequence TTGAAATTCAACATGACAGAAAACGGTTTTGAGACAGCGACATCCTTTGGGCAACTAACGATTTCGGGGAATGAGGAATATGGGTTCAGGCCATACCAGCTTCTTGTTTCTTCTGTAGCAGTATGTAGTGGTGGGGTGTTGCGCAAAATCCTAGAAAAAATGCGTATGCCCGCCGACAATATCACCATCGAAGTGAAGGAAGTACTACGTAATGAAGAGATCGCCAATCGGCTTGAAAAAATTCATCTTCATTTTATCATCGAAGGACCAAACGTGAAGGAATCCAAAATGGAGAACGTTTTCGAGTTAACGATGAAAAACTGCTCGATGGTCCAATCTGTCATCGATTCCATTGAAATTATGAAAACGTATGAGATTAAAGCTTAA
- a CDS encoding alpha/beta hydrolase, whose translation MRKIHINWKKLLVFIVSIFLLIQIAGSFFFYELAIKRGPKDFLQNNADLDVSDQTMDLFLNGEWIDWVNAQPFEELTLTARDGLTLSGYFLPAAEPTDKLVIFTHGYLGHAKQMGLYGQHYYTDLGYNLFMPDARGHGKSEGNYYGFGWPDRLDLMDWTQLLVDKLGPDTQIAYHGLSMGAATVLMASGEELPRQVKAIIADSPYASVYQLFSYQMNRMFYLPAFPLLDSTSLLTKIRAGYSFREANALKAVEKTTVPILYIHGESDTFVPTKLTKELFQHTASDAELLLVPNANHGESFALATEEYKRTMDDFLEQYIE comes from the coding sequence ATGAGGAAGATTCACATCAATTGGAAGAAGCTACTTGTTTTCATTGTTTCGATTTTCTTACTAATCCAAATCGCCGGCAGCTTCTTTTTCTATGAGCTCGCTATCAAACGAGGGCCTAAAGATTTTCTACAGAATAACGCAGATTTAGACGTGTCGGATCAAACAATGGACCTGTTCTTAAATGGAGAATGGATTGACTGGGTCAATGCTCAGCCATTTGAAGAACTCACCTTAACTGCACGTGACGGACTGACGCTGTCAGGTTACTTTTTGCCAGCAGCCGAACCGACAGATAAATTGGTGATATTCACACATGGTTATTTAGGGCATGCCAAGCAGATGGGGCTCTATGGGCAGCATTATTATACGGATTTGGGCTATAACCTATTTATGCCTGATGCACGGGGACACGGAAAGAGCGAGGGGAATTATTACGGCTTCGGCTGGCCTGATCGGCTCGATTTGATGGATTGGACACAGCTGTTGGTGGACAAATTAGGACCTGATACGCAAATCGCTTATCATGGGTTATCAATGGGGGCAGCGACCGTCTTGATGGCGAGTGGAGAAGAACTTCCCCGCCAAGTAAAAGCCATTATCGCGGATAGTCCGTATGCGTCCGTTTATCAATTATTTAGCTATCAAATGAACCGCATGTTTTACCTACCGGCGTTTCCTTTATTGGATAGTACGAGCCTGCTAACGAAAATCCGAGCGGGCTATTCTTTCAGAGAAGCAAATGCATTGAAAGCAGTGGAGAAAACGACTGTCCCAATTTTGTATATCCACGGGGAAAGCGATACATTCGTTCCAACGAAGTTGACCAAGGAACTGTTCCAGCATACGGCCAGTGACGCCGAACTTTTGCTTGTTCCGAATGCCAATCATGGGGAATCTTTTGCGTTGGCGACAGAGGAATATAAGAGGACGATGGATGATTTTTTGGAGCAGTATATTGAATAA
- a CDS encoding ABC transporter substrate-binding protein, which produces MMNKWSKLAMVLFSAVLLLAACGGGEKSGTTEKSDASKKEDAKKYTIGVTQLVEHPSLNAAFEGFQQAIADAGLDVEYDVQNAQNDNSANTTIATNFASANIDLIFANSTSSAQAVASATQETPIVFTSVTDAVGAELVDSLEKPGGNVTGTIDLHPDVIPLTMKFLKEQLAAKKVGVVFNAGEQNARVQIDKVKELAKEMDLTIVEAPVATSADVKQAVDSLVGKVDSLYIIKDNTVVSALESVTSVALDNKLPMMVGELDSVKRGGLAAYGFNYYDLGYETGEMAVKILTGESKPAELPVQVTKNLKFVVNEETATAIGLEIQEEWQAEISE; this is translated from the coding sequence ATGATGAACAAATGGAGTAAGCTGGCGATGGTTCTTTTCAGTGCCGTATTATTATTAGCGGCATGTGGGGGCGGAGAGAAAAGTGGGACAACTGAAAAAAGCGATGCCAGTAAAAAAGAAGACGCTAAGAAATATACAATCGGCGTCACACAACTTGTGGAACACCCGTCATTAAATGCAGCTTTCGAAGGATTTCAACAAGCAATCGCAGATGCAGGGCTTGACGTAGAATATGATGTACAGAACGCACAAAATGATAACAGTGCGAATACGACGATTGCTACAAACTTTGCGAGTGCTAATATCGATTTGATCTTCGCTAACTCGACATCGAGCGCACAGGCAGTGGCAAGTGCGACACAAGAAACTCCCATCGTGTTTACATCTGTGACAGATGCGGTAGGGGCTGAATTGGTTGATTCATTAGAAAAGCCCGGTGGCAATGTGACGGGGACAATCGATTTGCATCCCGATGTTATTCCGTTGACGATGAAGTTTTTGAAAGAACAATTGGCGGCTAAAAAGGTTGGCGTGGTATTTAACGCAGGTGAGCAAAACGCACGTGTGCAAATCGATAAAGTGAAAGAGCTGGCAAAAGAAATGGACTTGACGATTGTTGAGGCACCTGTTGCGACGTCTGCGGATGTTAAACAAGCGGTTGACTCATTAGTTGGCAAAGTCGATTCCTTGTATATCATCAAAGATAATACCGTTGTATCAGCGCTTGAGTCGGTTACGTCTGTTGCGCTGGACAATAAACTCCCGATGATGGTCGGCGAACTAGACTCCGTGAAACGGGGCGGCTTAGCGGCATACGGTTTTAATTATTATGATCTTGGCTATGAAACAGGCGAAATGGCTGTGAAAATTTTAACGGGTGAAAGCAAGCCTGCTGAATTACCAGTTCAAGTGACGAAAAACTTGAAATTTGTGGTCAATGAAGAAACGGCAACAGCTATCGGACTCGAAATCCAAGAGGAATGGCAAGCTGAAATCAGCGAATAA